One genomic region from Halococcus qingdaonensis encodes:
- the dnaJ gene encoding molecular chaperone DnaJ → MSEDFYSVLGVSRDAGEDEIKQAYRKKAAEYHPDVSDDPNADEKFKQAKKAKEVLTDDQKRQAYDQMGHERFEQAEKRGGFDGGGAGRGGGMGGAGGDPFGGMGGGGMGGGGLGDIFEQFFNGGGGRGGGGQSGPRQGSDLRTDLTIELEEAAAGAEKQFTITRPETCPDCEGSGHPESADAETCPQCDGRGQTTQVQQTSLGRVQQTQTCRRCGGDGTLYSEDCSTCGGDGHVRNEASLSVEVPPGIRDGQTLRMEREGAPGENGGPNGDLLIEISVRKHPEFDREGDDLAHRAAISFPQATFGATIEVPTLDGTVEMDVPAGTQSGETFRLEGKGMPRLRRRGTGDLFVRTQVVTPDELNEDQRDALEAFAEAGGEEIEVEEGFFEKLKHSL, encoded by the coding sequence ATGAGTGAGGACTTCTACTCGGTGCTCGGCGTCTCGCGCGACGCCGGCGAGGACGAAATCAAACAGGCCTATCGCAAGAAGGCCGCCGAGTACCACCCCGATGTCTCCGACGACCCGAACGCCGACGAGAAGTTCAAACAGGCGAAGAAGGCAAAGGAGGTGCTCACCGACGACCAGAAACGGCAGGCCTACGACCAAATGGGTCACGAGCGCTTCGAGCAGGCCGAAAAACGCGGCGGGTTCGACGGCGGCGGTGCGGGGCGGGGCGGCGGCATGGGCGGTGCCGGTGGCGACCCCTTTGGAGGAATGGGTGGCGGCGGGATGGGCGGTGGCGGTCTCGGCGACATCTTCGAGCAGTTCTTCAACGGCGGTGGCGGTCGCGGCGGCGGTGGCCAGAGCGGCCCGCGACAGGGCTCCGATCTCAGAACCGACCTCACGATCGAACTGGAGGAGGCCGCCGCGGGTGCGGAAAAACAGTTCACCATCACCCGGCCCGAGACCTGCCCGGACTGTGAGGGGTCGGGCCATCCCGAAAGCGCCGACGCCGAGACCTGCCCGCAGTGTGACGGTCGCGGCCAGACGACCCAGGTCCAGCAGACCTCGCTCGGTCGCGTCCAACAGACACAGACCTGCCGTCGCTGTGGCGGCGACGGCACGCTCTACTCCGAGGACTGCTCGACCTGTGGCGGCGATGGCCACGTACGCAACGAGGCCAGCCTCTCGGTCGAGGTCCCACCGGGCATCCGCGACGGCCAGACCCTCCGCATGGAGCGTGAAGGCGCACCCGGCGAGAACGGCGGGCCGAACGGCGACCTCCTCATCGAGATCAGCGTGCGCAAACACCCCGAGTTCGATCGCGAGGGCGACGACCTCGCCCACCGCGCGGCCATCTCCTTCCCGCAGGCGACCTTCGGCGCGACGATCGAAGTCCCCACCCTGGACGGCACCGTCGAGATGGACGTCCCTGCGGGCACTCAGAGCGGCGAGACCTTCCGCCTCGAAGGCAAGGGCATGCCCCGCCTGCGCCGTCGTGGCACCGGCGACCTCTTCGTCCGAACGCAGGTCGTCACGCCCGACGAACTGAACGAGGATCAACGCGACGCGCTCGAAGCGTTCGCCGAAGCCGGCGGTGAGGAGATCGAGGTCGAGGAAGGCTTCTTCGAGAAGCTCAAACACTCGCTCTAG
- a CDS encoding helix-turn-helix domain-containing protein, with translation MSTIGELSVAAETFALGETIERVPGVTFDVERVVAHDADRVMPFVWASAPDREALEDAFESDPSVDNVELLSDLDGEWLYRMEWVARVQFVVHALLEEQATVLNAESENRRWQLRLLFPDRDSLSRTYDFCREHDIEIDVEAIYAMENERHARFGLTEEQAEALDAAFEHGYYEVPRDLSVADLADELDISHQALSERFRRAHGNLVENTLIIDEGDTEQQLTPNL, from the coding sequence ATGAGCACCATCGGCGAACTATCGGTCGCCGCAGAGACGTTCGCGCTCGGCGAGACCATCGAACGAGTGCCCGGGGTCACCTTCGACGTCGAGCGGGTCGTCGCCCACGACGCCGACCGCGTCATGCCGTTCGTCTGGGCAAGCGCGCCCGACCGTGAGGCGCTCGAAGACGCCTTCGAGTCGGACCCGAGCGTCGACAACGTCGAACTGCTCTCCGATCTCGACGGCGAGTGGCTCTACCGGATGGAGTGGGTCGCTCGCGTCCAGTTCGTCGTCCACGCGCTGCTCGAAGAGCAGGCGACCGTGTTGAACGCCGAAAGCGAGAACCGGCGCTGGCAGCTCAGACTGCTCTTTCCCGACCGCGATTCGCTGTCACGAACGTACGATTTCTGTCGGGAACACGACATCGAGATCGACGTCGAGGCGATCTACGCGATGGAAAACGAACGCCACGCCCGTTTCGGCCTCACCGAGGAGCAGGCCGAAGCCCTGGACGCGGCGTTCGAGCACGGCTACTACGAGGTGCCACGCGATCTCTCGGTCGCCGATCTCGCCGACGAGCTCGATATCTCCCATCAGGCGCTCTCGGAGCGGTTCCGGCGCGCACACGGCAACCTCGTCGAAAACACGCTGATTATCGACGAAGGAGATACCGAACAACAGCTGACACCGAACCTGTAG
- a CDS encoding pyridoxal phosphate-dependent aminotransferase: MMDFSNRVESVAISGIREVFEAAGGDAINLGLGQPDFPTPDHARQAAIDAIESGAADGYTSNAGIPKLREAVSDKHARDNDLDVDPDEVIATAGGSEALHLAMEAHVSSGEEVIVPDPGFVSYAALTNLAGGEPVPIELREDLTMSPSAVEAAITDDTAAFVVNSPANPTGAVQSEEDMREFARIADEHDVLCISDEVYEHIVFEGEHHSPMKFAETDNVVVVNACSKAYSMTGWRLGWVTASERRTDRMLRVHQYVQACASAPAQYAAAAALSGPQDPVHEMVDAFEQRRDVLLDGLADAGLDTPTPEGAFYAMPDAPEGWVDECLDRGVVVVPGEAFGDGGEGYARISYATGIEELKDAIEVMDDAASAVR; this comes from the coding sequence ATGATGGACTTCTCGAACCGGGTCGAATCGGTCGCCATCAGTGGCATCCGCGAAGTGTTCGAGGCGGCCGGCGGCGACGCCATCAACCTCGGCCTTGGACAGCCCGACTTCCCGACGCCCGACCACGCCCGTCAGGCCGCCATCGACGCCATCGAGAGCGGCGCGGCCGACGGCTACACCTCGAACGCCGGAATTCCCAAGCTCCGCGAGGCGGTGAGCGACAAACACGCCCGGGACAACGACCTCGATGTCGATCCGGACGAGGTTATCGCCACCGCCGGCGGCAGCGAGGCGCTCCACCTCGCGATGGAGGCCCACGTGAGTTCAGGCGAGGAGGTGATCGTTCCCGATCCCGGCTTCGTCTCCTACGCCGCGCTGACGAACCTCGCGGGCGGCGAACCCGTTCCGATCGAACTCCGCGAGGATCTCACGATGAGTCCCAGCGCAGTCGAAGCGGCGATCACCGACGACACCGCCGCGTTCGTCGTCAACAGCCCCGCGAACCCCACCGGGGCCGTCCAGAGCGAAGAGGACATGCGCGAGTTCGCCCGGATCGCCGACGAACACGACGTGCTCTGTATCTCGGACGAAGTCTACGAGCACATCGTCTTCGAGGGCGAACACCACAGTCCCATGAAGTTCGCCGAGACGGACAACGTCGTCGTGGTGAACGCCTGCTCGAAGGCCTACTCGATGACCGGCTGGCGGCTCGGCTGGGTCACGGCGAGCGAGCGCCGCACCGATCGCATGCTCCGCGTCCACCAGTACGTCCAGGCCTGCGCGAGCGCGCCCGCCCAGTACGCCGCCGCAGCCGCCCTCTCGGGCCCACAGGATCCCGTCCACGAGATGGTCGACGCCTTCGAACAGCGCCGCGATGTCCTGCTCGACGGGCTCGCCGACGCGGGTCTCGACACGCCCACGCCCGAGGGCGCGTTCTACGCGATGCCCGACGCGCCGGAGGGCTGGGTCGACGAGTGTCTCGACCGCGGCGTGGTCGTCGTCCCTGGCGAGGCCTTCGGCGACGGCGGCGAGGGCTACGCCCGCATCTCCTACGCGACGGGCATCGAGGAGCTCAAGGACGCCATCGAAGTCATGGACGACGCCGCGAGCGCGGTCCGCTGA
- a CDS encoding RNA methyltransferase, whose amino-acid sequence MGVAVAVVDAETPGNVGTIARAMKNFGFDSLQLVDPPDLDPDGEAYGFAGHAREDVLPNHDVLTFDELVSEFYTVGFTAMTGRDEGRHVRYPFKTPAELADHLADVESDVALVFGREGTGLSNEEFARIDEVCSIPASPDYPVLNLGQAATVALYELRNLTLDEVHHPDRRDRADERALEGLYDQFQSFLGAIDRPDEKRAKAERMLRRVLGRAHPTGREVTTLRGLFRRAEMQIDRARDEEP is encoded by the coding sequence ATGGGGGTCGCCGTCGCCGTCGTCGATGCCGAGACGCCGGGCAACGTCGGGACGATCGCGCGGGCGATGAAGAACTTCGGGTTCGATAGTTTGCAACTCGTCGATCCACCCGACCTCGATCCCGACGGCGAGGCCTACGGCTTCGCCGGTCACGCCCGCGAGGACGTCCTGCCGAACCACGACGTGCTCACGTTCGACGAACTGGTTTCGGAGTTCTACACGGTGGGGTTCACCGCCATGACCGGCCGTGACGAGGGACGACACGTCCGCTATCCGTTCAAAACGCCGGCCGAACTCGCGGACCATCTCGCCGACGTCGAGAGCGACGTCGCGCTCGTCTTCGGGCGCGAGGGCACGGGACTCTCGAACGAGGAGTTCGCCCGCATCGACGAGGTCTGTTCGATCCCGGCCAGCCCCGATTACCCGGTTCTCAATCTCGGCCAGGCGGCCACGGTCGCGCTCTACGAGCTTCGGAATCTCACGCTCGACGAGGTACATCACCCGGATCGCCGTGATCGTGCCGACGAGCGCGCGCTCGAAGGACTCTACGACCAGTTCCAGTCGTTTCTGGGTGCCATCGACCGTCCGGACGAGAAACGTGCGAAAGCCGAGCGCATGCTCCGGCGTGTGCTCGGACGCGCCCACCCGACAGGGCGCGAAGTCACGACGCTACGGGGACTGTTCCGTCGGGCGGAGATGCAGATCGATCGCGCGCGAGACGAAGAGCCGTAG